Proteins encoded within one genomic window of Malassezia restricta chromosome VII, complete sequence:
- a CDS encoding Bromodomain associated protein produces the protein MSQDDAARASPGAERAHESDLDDDGRSSESWADSSSDDGRASPAPQPPVRIKVKRSRTPSRPGDESASERPRALPRVPPADTLVSVRPLKQLRSKTLRAALDALIVGLKKRDSYLFFHEPVNADEVPGYRDVITHPMDLGTMEKRIHEGYYTHMDMFQHDFMLVTQNAQQFNPPSSIYHTAARRLEVWGLRAIAREAMSVVDDDQLDAQQPEEPPARRGRRKRSSLSIEAEPHAEHLSRRMMRIGSARSTTWSLQGVQTTDPDELLFRRTLAYAGVGQHQLTGKSACSARVHAKPKRRLAPPLSTTATEDAVEDTEASPFAFHDDGSLDATQLADVREYLAQQTLLAPQVESLQHLPMMLAAQPPPNAAAASSPSSAAGAPPAPGEPSLVFPPAQPGRPDALYAATRTYPEAASKNTSHSFEHTHVPDAQRALPYMLASVPGPSGLGTHGTRPMRPIWPALPPPALQEARLRLNRRERELEQERDESNWTFFRPHMHRILAHEDVGLYASVPAWAACVSDDQPLQPYATASGEPLLHTLRECLRSLPYRAVGLPRTAQFVPRASLQHLPPALQVAMQGAQESERLIDTVYGSVDGLAYARSLAEFVGGASGDTHLHQHVRRAVLEPMTGGLLGLLSDVGQSMQAHVDASDKLMQLLDDEDGSLAAALWQKSGAAPALDQVLQALVE, from the coding sequence ATGTcgcaggacgacgcggcgcgagcTTCGCcgggcgccgagcgagcacACGAGTCGGAtctggacgacgatggccgTTCTAGTGAGTCGTGGGCGGATTCTTCTAGTGACGATGGGCGTGCGTCGCCcgcgccgcagccgccTGTGCGAATCAAGGTGAAGCGCAGCCgcacgcccagcaggcCGGGCGACGAGTCAGCCTCTGAGAGGCCGCGTGCCCTGCCGCGGGTGCCGCCTGCTGATACGCTCGTGAGCGTGCGCCCACTGAAGCAGCTGCGGTCAAAGACGctgcgcgctgcgctcgatgccctGATTGTCGGCCTCAAGAAGCGCGACTCGTATCTGTTTTTCCACGAGCCCGTGAACGCCGACGAAGTGCCGGGCTACCGCGACGTGATCACGCATCCCATGGATCTCGGCACGATGGAGAAGCGCATTCACGAGGGGTACTATACACATATGGACATGTTCCAGCACGACTTTATGTTGGTGACGCAGAATGCGCAGCAGTTTAATCCACCGAGCTCGATTTACCACACGGCCGCGCGCCGTCTCGAAGTGTGGGGTCTTCGGGCGATTGCGCGCGAGGCCATGAGCGtggtcgacgacgaccagctcgacgcacagcagccCGAGGAGCCCCCTGCCCGGCGCGGCCGCAGGAAGCGCTCGTCCCTATCGATTGAGGCCGAGCCGCACGCCGAGCATCTCAGTCGCCGCATGATGCGCATCGGCAGTGCGCGATCGACGACCTGGTCGCTCCAGGGCGTCCAAACGACCGATcccgacgagctgctgtTCCGGCGCACGCTGGCGTACGCTGGTGTCGGCCAGCACCAACTGACCGGGAAGAGtgcgtgcagcgcgcgaGTGCATGCCAAGCCGAAGCGGCGACTGGCGCCGCCTCTGTCCACGACCGCGACAGAGGATGCCGTGGAGGACACCGAAGCGTCGCCCTTTGCGTTTCACGACGACGGTTCGCTCgacgcgacgcagctggccgacgtgcgtgaGTATCTCGCTCAGCAGACGCTGTTAGCGCCTCAGGtcgagtcgctgcagcacTTGCCGATGATGCTAGCGGCGCAGCCCCCGCCCaatgcggcggcggcctcgtcgccgtcgtccgcTGCCGGTGCACCGCCCGCGCCCGGCGAGCCGAGCTTGGTGTTTCCGCCTGCGCAGCCTGGGCGCCCTGATGCCCTCTATGCCGCGACACGGACGTATCCTGAGGCTGCGAGCAAGAACACCAGTCACTCGTTCGAACACACGCATGTGCCAGACGCccagcgcgcgctgccCTACATGCTGGCGTCGGTGCCTGGTCCGTCGGGTCTGGGCACGCATGGCACACGGCCGATGCGGCCGATCTGGCCCGCTCTGCCGCCACCCGCATTGCAGGAAGCGCGGCTGCGCCTGAATCGCCGCGAACGCGAATtggagcaggagcgcgaCGAGTCGAACTGGACGTTTTTCCGGCcgcacatgcatcgcatTCTCGCGCACGAGGACGTGGGGCTGTACGCGAGTGTGCCGGCGTGGGCAGCGTGCGTCTCGGACGACCAGCCGCTGCAGCCGTATGCGACGGCGTCCGGCGagccgctgctgcacacgctgcgcgagtGTCTTCGGTCGCTGCCGTACCGAGCCGTGGGCCTACCGCGCACCGCGCAGTTTGTGCCGCGTGCATCTCTGCAGCATCTTCCGCCGGCTCTGCAGGTCGCCATGCAGGGCGCGCAGGAGTCGGAGCGCCTCATTGATACCGTGTacggcagcgtcgacggcctcgCCTACGCCCGCAGCCTCGCCGAGTTtgtgggcggcgcgtcgggcGATACACACTTGCATCAGCATGTCCGGCGCGCGGTGCTCGAGCCGATGACGGGCGGCCTGCTGGGGCTGCTCTCGGACGTCGGGCAGTcgatgcaggcgcatgTGGATGCGTCGGACAAgctgatgcagctgctagacgacgaagacggctcgctcgctgcggcgctgtgGCAGAAATCAggggcggcgccggcgctggaTCAGGTGCTGCAGGCGTTGGTGGAGTAG
- a CDS encoding tRNA (guanine37-N1)-methyltransferase yields MSYIDKPRFHKPTHPARAKPVPEDPSLEPSTALRLPLLRSDHVPSDAPPLQAHAQAGIEMQRRAMDDVRERDRQQAEQLEILMRAKAQLRKELPLCGVRCAAAACSSLAHHPDVREHVFRSRRSKHIQPDPQGDAAVRVLQLSLQQDERVPQPLMAAVQAWNGTLIPHPVVFDWDYWNVDQILRALLPDALEEGAPSAFSMVGHIAHVNLREEYLAYRYLIGQVILEKTPRVETVVNKLDTIETEFRVFAMELLAGKPAYTAQVSESGCLFTLDFRHVYWNSRLHTEHGRLIDQFLPFQVVSDVMAGVGPFAVPAAKKGCWVLANDLNPACHASLVHNARQNKVEAHCIPSCEDGRAFIRRSILQAWDAAFPAQDASLMSGRQKRRERKTPSDTTPSALDPRPRRLIDHFVMNLPATALEFLDAFRGAYTDLAQHVGYEALEAEIQARQQAPQLEPWPMVHVHCFTKDVEHAATDICARASAALGAHLAPSDVSLHLVRSVAPNKDMYCLSFRLPRHVLYHP; encoded by the coding sequence ATGAGCTACATTGACAAGCCGCGCTTCCACAAGCCGACGCACCctgcgcgtgccaagccTGTGCCGGAGGACCCGAGCTTGGagccgtcgacggcgctgcgcctgccgctCTTGAGGTCTGATCATGtgccgagcgacgcaccgcctctGCAGGCCCACGCACAGGCCGGTATCGAGATGCAGCGCAGGGCCATGGATgatgtgcgcgagcgcgacaggcagcaggccgagcagctcgagatCCTCATGCGCGCCAAGGCACAGCTGCGCAAGGAACTGCCGCTGTGCGGTGttcgatgcgccgcggccgcgtGCAGCTCACTCGCTCACCACCCGGACGTCCGTGAGCATGTGTTCCGGTCGCGTCGCTCGAAGCACATCCAGCCTGATCCGCAGGGCGATGCAGCCGtccgtgtgctgcagctgaGTCTGCAGCaggacgagcgcgtgccaCAGCCTCTGATGGCCGCCGTGCAAGCCTGGAACGGCACGCTGATCCCGCATCCTGTCGTCTTCGACTGGGACTACTGGAACGTCGATCAAATTCTGCGCGCATTGCTCCCcgatgcgctcgaagagGGCGCCCCATCAGCCTTTTCCATGGTCGGACACATTGCGCACGTCAATCTCCGTGAAGAGTACTTGGCCTATCGCTACCTGATCGGCCAAGTGATTCTCGAAAagacgccgcgcgtcgagACGGTCGTCAACAAGCtcgacacgatcgagaCGGAATTTCGCGTCTTTGCgatggagctgctcgccgGCAAGCCGGCGTACACGGCGCAGGTGTCCGAGTCGGGCTGCCTCTTTACGCTCGACTTTCGGCACGTGTACTGGAACAGCCGCCTTCACACTGAGCACGGACGCCTCATCGACCAGTTCCTGCCGTTCCAAGTGGTCTCGGACGTCATGGCCGGCGTCGGGCCTTTCGCTGTGCCAGCCGCCAAAAAGGGATGCTGGGTCCTGGCCAACGACCTCAACCCAGCATGCCACGCCAGTCTCGTGCACAATGCACGCCAAAATAAGGTCGAGGCGCACTGTATACCCAGCTGCGAAGACGGCCGCGCCTTCATCCGGCGCAGTATCCTGCAGGCATGGGACGCCGCATTCCCCGCCCAGGACGCCTCTCTGATGAGCGGGCGCCAGAAGCGGCGCGAGAGAAAGACGCCTAGCGACACGACGCCATCCGCCCTCGATCCTCGGCCACGTCGGCTCATTGACCACTTTGTCATGAACCTGCCCGCGACGGCTCTCGAGTTCCTCGATGCCTTTCGCGGTGCGTATACGGATCTCGCCCAGCATGTGGGCTACGAGGCTCTCGAGGCTGAAATCCAAGCTCGGCAGCAGGCTCCGCAACTCGAGCCGTGGCCCATGGTGCACGTCCACTGCTTCACCAAGGACGTAGAACATGCCGCCACGGACAtttgcgctcgcgccaGTGCTGCGCTCGGTGCGCATCTCGCGCCCTCCGACGTGTCGCTGCACCTGGTCCGCTCCGTGGCGCCCAACAAGGACATGTACTGCCTGAGCTTCCGTCTACCTCGCCATGTGCTATACCATCCTTAG
- a CDS encoding cation efflux family protein, producing MASEPPQRIVPALNPQRRVPRSAPTRTVPSSAHEARGAAQREHSRRSSHIHARNLSAFFPRPGTDAAREYEAFRSQQPQILPKIVTQDAEPASPDTVSPVKRRDQRRSERRASHILSPSMQLDPTQLISPDPMRASSAAWTSMPSRAVSESFVTPEEPLDTLQPLPCGMYSLVAFSTVHFGLGATLWVMGQLRDSLALTGFGFLVVFDTLGLVNAICKYRTKSAATEPLRRPFGMHRFESLLDFTLVLYLFFAGMYMCKENAEHALLASSAPHEEDRAGLVLPLGVLVLALGMCFGTNVVLRNHERLGMACGMGLDGWHESLDGRPRRPSHTRHMSVLVRPVMAAQPLYHAFLNPFAGLILFFAMVLVASAVVLPPTQAASFDKLLAGLEGVSMMYVSLTALRPLCKLLLQAAPPPNDAQLMQVQRALSKVESHPAVVGIPHVQTWQLTLPSLGYTKSGIGTDGQRGLAHVLSMHRTIKSPPLVVTVHIKIKPDATAQEYEDVSRVAWLHGSLALNVSPACQVGDAVRGSQCVGDLTVQVTREGQDAGHHHHHHDCHHHGHHHHDHGHHHSHHHGHHHDHRHGHHVCQS from the coding sequence ATGGCGTCGGAGCCACcgcagcgcatcgtacCTGCGCTGAATCcgcagcgccgtgtgcCAAGATCAGCACCTACACGTACGGTACCGAGCAGCGCCCACGAGGCTCGTGGagccgcgcagcgcgagcacTCGCGAAGGAGCTCGCATATTCATGCACGGAATCTATCGGCCTTCTTTCCGCGGCCAGGcacagacgcagcgcgtgaATATGAAGCATTCCGGTCTCAACAGCCACAGATTTTACCCAAGATAGTGACGCAGGATGCAGAGCCTGCGTCCCCCGATACCGTGTCACCGGTCAAGCGCCGTGAtcagcgacgcagcgagcgtcgcgcgaGTCATATTCTGTCGCCGTCCATGCAGCTTGATCCGACTCAGCTCATTTCGCCCGATCCTATGCGAGCGTCATCTGCTGCATGGACGTCTATGCCTAGCCGTGCCGTCTCGGAATCCTTTGTCACGCCTGAAGAACCACTCGATACACTTCAGCCCCTGCCGTGCGGTATGTACTCGCTGGTAGCGTTCAGTACGGTGCACTTTGGCTTGGGCGCTACGCTATGGGTGATGggccagctgcgcgactCACTTGCTCTCACAGGCTTTGGCTTCCTGGTCGTGTTTGATACGCTGGGACTCGTGAATGCCATATGCAAATACCGCACCAAGTCCGCAGCCACCGAGCCCTTGCGGCGCCCTTTTGGCATGCACCGCTTCGAGTCACTGTTAGACTTTACGCTCGTTTTGTACCTCTTCTTTGCTGGCATGTATATGTGCAAGGAGAATGCTGAACACGCTTTACTCGCGTCGAGCGCACCACATGAAGAGGACCGAGCGGGTCTCGTTCTGCCGCTAGGCGTGTTAGTCCTGGCGCTTGGCATGTGCTTCGGAACCAATGTTGTGCTTCGGAATCACGAGCGGCTCGGCATGGCTTGTGGCATGGGCCTGGACGGATGGCACGAAAGCCTGGATGGACGTCCGCGCCGTCCATCGCATACACGCCATATGTCCGTCTTGGTTCGTCCAGTGATGGCGGCACAGCCCTTGTACCATGCATTTTTGAACCCGTTTGCGGGCTTGATTCTGTTTTTTGCCATGGTGCTGGTCGCATCGGCCGTCGTCCTGCCGCCTACCCAGGCAGCATCGTTTGATAAGCTGCTGGCCGGTCTCGAGGGCGTATCGATGATGTACGTGAGCCTCACGGCCCTTCGTCCGCTGTGCAAGCTTCTTCTGCAAgcagcgccaccaccgAATGACGCTCAGCTGATGCAGGTTCAGCGAGCGCTCAGCAAGGTCGAGTCACACCCTGCCGTCGTTGGGATACCACATGTACAGACATGGCAGCTGACGCTTCCATCGCTGGGCTATACCAAGTCGGGCATCGGTACAGACGGCCAGCGTGGATTGGCTCATGTGCTATCAATGCACCGGACTATCAAGTCACCTCCTCTCGTGGTGACCGTGCACATCAAAATCAAGCCGGATGCTACGGCTCAAGAATATGAAGACGTGTCGCGCGTGGCCTGGCTCCATGGGTCCCTTGCCTTGAATGTATCGCCAGCATGCCAAGTGGGCGATGCCGTGCGGGGCAGTCAGTGTGTGGGCGATCTGACCGTCCAAGTTACGCGTGAGGGACAAGACGCAGGCCACCATCACCACCACCATGACTGCCATCACCACGGTCACCACCATCACGATCATGGCCACCACCACAGCCACCATCACGGCCACCATCACGATCACCGCCATGGTCACCATGTGTGTCAATCATAG
- a CDS encoding 20S proteasome subunit beta 3 — protein MEYNGGSVVAMTGKNCVAIASDLRLGNQALLLSTQFDKVFKMTDRTYVGLPGLATDVSTLHEKFRYRLNMYRMKEDRDIEPETFAKLMSSTLYERRFGPYFIEPVVAGLNSRNEPFIAASDLIGCLNFAKDFVVSGTASDRLFGMAEGLWEPDLEPEDLFETISQTMLGGIERDALSGMGVVVRIITSDKVIERTLKCRQD, from the coding sequence ATGGAATACAATGGTGGGAGTGTGGTCGCCATGACAGGCAAGAACTGTGTGGCGATCGCCTCGGACCTTCGTCTCGGCAACCAAGCGTTGCTTCTCTCGACGCAGTTTGACAAGGTCTTCAAGATGACAGACCGGACATATGTGGGCCTGCCAGGCCTCGCGACCGATGTGTCGACGCTGCACGAAAAGTTTCGGTACCGTCTGAACATGTATCGCATGAAGGAAGACCGTGATATTGAGCCAGAGACGTTTGCTAAGCTGATGAGCTCGACTTTGTATGAGCGGCGATTCGGACCCTACTTTATCGAGCCTGTGGTGGCTGGCCTGAACTCAAGAAACGAGCCTTTCATTGCTGCCTCAGATTTGATTGGGTGCCTGAACTTTGCCAAGGACTTTGTCGTGAGTGGCACGGCCAGTGATCGCCTCTTTGGTATGGCGGAAGGTTTGTGGGAGCCGGACTTGGAGCCAGAGGACCTGTTTGAGACCATCTCACAGACCATGCTGGGTGGTATAGAGCGCGATGCACTTTCGggcatgggcgtcgtggtGCGCATCATCACGTCTGACAAGGTCATTGAGCGTACCCTCAAGTGCCGCCAAGACTAG
- a CDS encoding ATPase family AAA domain protein, giving the protein MSGSWRKGLFQQISTFSMDSVAGAVLSSAAVAVSFYLVQAYFDPHRQKKIDAKKISSKKLGQLGVNRREVKLTEYEEQIAVELILPEDIPITFEDIGGLDGIISSLQESVIAPLCLPDLFSGTNGLLGAPKGVLLYGPPGTGKTMLAKALAKESGATFINMHVSTLTNKWFGESNKLVAALFGLARKLQPTIVFIDEIDSFLRERSSGDHEAMAMMKAEFMTLWDGLTSSTDRILVLGATNRPADIDSAILRRLPKRYAVGLPEASQRKKILSIMLADVPCASNFDIDEIVRKTETYSGSDLKELCRAAAMVPVREVLRSREGRASVQKARENSKAGLPTDSNLGMSVRPLKNSDFFQVDTAVPLPRPEPDTLD; this is encoded by the exons ATGAGTGGCTCGTGGCGCAAGGGTCTGTTTCAGCAGATCTCTACCTTTTCGATGGATTCTGTCGCAGGAG CTGTCTTATCCAgtgcggctgtggctgtCAGCTTCTACTTGGTGCAGGCGTACTTCGATCCCCACCGACAAAAGAAAATAGACGCGAAGAAGATCTCTTCCAAGAAGCTCGGTCAGCTAGGCGTCAATCGCCGGGAAGTGAAACTCACAGAGTATGAAGAGCAGATTGCAGTGGAGCTCATCCTGCCAGAAGACATTCCCATCACGTTTGAAGATATCGGTGGCTTGGATGGCATCATCTCGAGTCTACAGGAAAGTGTCATTGCGCCGCTATGTCTGCCTGATTTGTTCAGTGGCACGAATGGCCTGCTTGGTGCGCCGAAAGGTGTGCTTCTGTACGGTCCGCCAGGTACGGGCAAGACCATGCTCGCCAAGGCGCTCGCCAAGGAGAGCGGCGCGACCTTTATTAATATGCACGTCTCGACGCTCACAAACAAGTGGTTCGGTGAGTCCAACAAGCTCGTAGCGGCGCTTTTCGGCCTCGCTCGCAAGTTGCAGCCGACGATTGTCTTTATTGACGAAATTGATAGCTTCCTGCGGGAACGCTCCTCTGGTGATCACGAAGCTATGGCCATGATGAAGGCCGAGTTTATGACTCTGTGGGACGGCCTCACGTCTTCTACTGACCGAATTCTCGTGCTAGGTGCGACGAACCGACCCGCCGACATTGACTCGGCCATCTTGCGCCGTCTGCCAAAGCGCTATGCCGTCGGACTGCCTGAAGCCTCGCAGCGCAAAAAGATCCTCTCAATCATgctggccgacgtgccgtGTGCATCCAATTTCGATATTGATGAGATTGTACGAAAGACGGAGACGTACAGCGGCAGCGACCTCAAGGAactgtgccgcgccgctgccatggTACCCGTGCGTGAAGTGCTGCGCAGTCGCGAAGGACGCGCATCGGTGCAGAAAGCCCGTGAGAACTCCAAGGCAGGTTTGCCGACCGATTCGAACCTGGGCATGTCAGTGCGCCCTCTCAAGAACTCAGACTTTTTCCAGGTGGATACAGCTGTGCCACTACCACGACCCGAGCCAGACACACTCGATTAA
- a CDS encoding ATP phosphoribosyltransferase, with protein MSQLLRPENLQDRLLLAIPKKGRLYETCISLLNGADIQFKRAHRLDVALVTNLPIALVFLPAADIPRFVANGNVDLGITGQDMVRESGPDVSVSITEVMPLGFGKCRLQVQIPEVGDKIQTVEDLIGKNVATSFEHLTSEFFRDLERKAGVLGENGQLKTSIHSLSGSVEAACALGLADGIVDLVESGETMRACGLKPIDTLMSSEAVLISSSKPHEHTNTSLISLITARIRGVIAASKYVLCQYNIQKDNLAEALSITPGRRAATVSPLRESNWNAVSSMVNRSDVATIMDRLESVGASDILILSINNCRV; from the coding sequence ATGTCGCAGCTCCTGCGTCCTGAGAACCTACAGGACCGCCTCTTGTTGGCCATCCCGAAGAAGGGCCGCCTTTATGAGACCTGCATTTCTTTGCTGAATGGTGCAGATATCCAGTTCAagcgtgcgcatcgtctgGATGTGGCGCTCGTGACCAACCTGCCTATCGCGCTCGTGTTCCTCCCAGCAGCCGACATCCCGCGCTTTGTGGCTAACGGTAATGTGGACCTTGGTATTACCGGTCAGGATATGGTGCGTGAGTCTGGTCCGGATGTGTCTGTGAGCATCACTGAAGTAATGCCTCTCGGCTTTGGCAAGTGCCGTCTGCAGGTGCAGATCCCTGAGGTGGGTGACAAGATCCAGACGGTCGAAGACTTGATCGGCAAGAATGTGGCCACGAGCTTCGAGCACCTCACTAGCGAGTTCTTCCGCGATCTCGAAAGGAAGGCGGGCGTCCTGGGCGAGAACGGCCAACTCAAGACGTCGATCCACTCGCTCAGCGGCAGTGTGGAAGCCGCATGCGCCTTGGGCCTCGCTGATGGCATTGTCGACCTTGTCGAATCGGGCGAGACaatgcgtgcgtgtggccTGAAGCCCATTGACACGCTCATGTCGTCTGAAGCCGTTCTGATCAGCTCTTCCAAGCCGCACGAGCACACGAACACGTCGCTGATTTCTCTCATTACCGCGCGCATCCGTGGTGTGATTGCTGCTTCCAAGTACGTATTGTGTCAGTACAATATTCAGAAGGACAACCTGGCGGAGGCGTTGAGTATTACGCCcggccgccgcgctgccACGGTGAGCCCGCTTCGTGAGTCGAACTGGAATGCCGTGTCGAGTATGGTGAATCGCAGCGACGTTGCCACCATCATGGACCGCCTCGAGTCGGTTGGTGCGAGCGATATCCTCATTCTCAGTATCAACAATTGTCGTGTGTAG
- a CDS encoding transcription initiation factor TFIIIB 90 kDa subunit codes for MRCTNCGSLAIDFADSQAVCSACGVVLEESQIVSDITFAENTAGGAVVQGSYLGADQVRARTSGPGFRGSSAGESRECTIANARWNINRMATARGVPAHVAERALRFFQLALDGGATTASGAQPKNFVLGRKSDYTVASCLYVACRMAKTTHMLIDFADVIQVNVFVLGRSYLRLLRVLNLQMPLIDPSFYISRFAALLEFGDETQRVVTDATRLVTRFKMDWMVEGRRPAGICGACLLLAARMNHFRRSVTEIVQVVKIADVTLRKRLEEFKSTPSGQLTIEDFRSVWLEEEHNPPAFSRARIPKKDVRSVDSGAPAQPEEPLRSDIDQLADQATEQEINSYLQQEDVQALDHDLAKQERQRVERAKLKHAAETPAAPAETPRSNEELTDLDEAELDSFILTDEEVKIKERVWMEFNKDYLEAALARQLKLEADQKAGIAPAPRSRKRQKPRDGSTAPTNSAAESAKQMMQQKRWSRRINYDVLNSLFPSNKDKDSGGVAAPDTAHSALPAEEEDEDEEEDDNDDDDDEEGHTTKRARSTNDWMRLSGLASHADDEEDHLDDAAAYADDNNDAW; via the coding sequence ATGCGATGTACGAACTGTGGTTCGCTGGCGATCGACTTTGCCGACTCACAGGCCGTGTGCAGTGCCTGTGGTGTCGTGCTAGAGGAGTCTCAGATCGTAAGTGACATCACCTTTGCAGAAAACACAGCAGGCGGAGCGGTTGTACAGGGCAGCTATCTAGGTGCAGATCAGGTGCGTGCTCGCACATCCGGACCCGGATTCCGCGGCAGCTCGGCGGGCGAGTCGCGGGAGTGCACAATTGCGAACGCCCGCTGGAATATCAATCGCATGGCCACGGCTCGTGGTGTGCCGGCCCATGTGGCGGAGCGGGCTCTGCGGTTTTTTCAGCTTGCGCTGGACGGCGGTGCTACGACGGCATCTGGGGCGCAGCCGAAGAACTTCGTTTTGGGGCGCAAGTCTGACTACACAGTGGCGTCATGTCTGTATGTCGCGTGCCGCATGGCGAAGACGACGCACATGCTTATCGACTTTGCTGATGTGATCCAAGTCAATGTGTTCGTGCTCGGTCGAAGCTacctgcgcctgctccgAGTGCTCAATCTGCAAATGCCCCTCATTGATCCCTCGTTCTATATTAGTCGattcgcggcgctgctcgagtTTGGCGACGAGACTcagcgcgtcgtgacggATGCAACGCGTCTTGTGACCCGCTTCAAGATGGACTGGATGGTCGAAGGCCGTCGCCCAGCTGGGATTTGTGGTGCATGTCTTCTTCTAGCAGCTCGCATGAATCACTTTCGCCGCTCCGTCACAGAAATTGTCCAGGTCGTCAAGATCGCCGACGTGACACTCCGCAAGCGTCTCGAAGAGTTCAAGTCAACGCCCAGTGGGCAGTTGACCATCGAAGATTTCCGCAGTGTTTGGCTTGAGGAAGAGCACAATCCACCTGCGttttctcgcgctcgtATACCCAAAAAAGACGtacgcagcgtcgacagcGGCGCCCCTGCTCAGCCCGAAGAGCCCCTACGATCTGATATTGATCAGCTGGCTGATCAGGCTACCGAGCAGGAAATCAACTCGTATCTGCAGCAGGAAGACGTTCAGGCCCTGGATCATGACCTTGCCAAGCAGGAGCGGCAGCGTGTAGAGCGGGCCAAATTAAAGCACGCAGCCGAGACGCCTGCAGCTCCAGCCGAAACACCACGCTCGAACGAAGAACTGACGGACTTGGACGAAGCTGAGCTGGACAGCTTCATTTTGACGGATGAGGAGGTCAAGATCAAGGAGCGCGTGTGGATGGAATTCAACAAGGACTACCTTGAGGCTGCGCTTGCGCGGCAGCTGAAGCTGGAGGCGGACCAGAAGGCCGGCATCGCACCCGCGCCGCGTAGTCGGAAGCGCCAAAAGCCGCGGGATGGATCAACGGCGCCGACGAACTCAGCTGCCGAGTCAGCGAAACAAATGATGCAGCAGAAGCGGTGGTCACGACGAATCAACTACGACGTGCTCAACAGCCTATTTCCAAGCAACAAGGACAAAGATTCTGGGGGTGTGGCTGCTCCTGATACTGCCCACTCCGCTTTGCCAGcggaggaggaagacgaagacgaagaggaggatgacaacgacgacgacgacgatgaggaaGGCCACACGACCAAACGGGCACGCTCTACCAATGATTGGATGCGTCTAAGCGGGCTCGCATCCCATgcagacgacgaagaagatcatctggacgatgcggccgctTACGCTGACGACAACAACGATGCTTGGTAG